The Glutamicibacter mishrai DNA window TTTCGCGCACTCGGGTCAGGATCGGCTCGCTTTGGGCACGGACTTTGGAAGGGCTGAAGAAGCGTGCCACAATCCGGCGCACGGCCAGATGTGCTGGCCCCGAAGCGCTGGCCAGTACCTCGGGTAGTGCGAACCGGGCTCGAGCTAGGATGCGCAGCGCGGCCGGGTCCAGCTCCACTGCCGTGGTCAGTGCATTGGCCGGGGAGAATACCTCAGGCCTTGCGAGGATGGCGCGTACGGTGTGAGGATCCTCGATACATTGGTAGCGCGCGTTGATCGCTTCCGGGTAGGCCATGGAAAGCTCTCCAGCTAGGGGCGCGTCGGCCAAGGCGCTGGATGTCGCAGCGAAAGGACAGGTCACGAATCCTCCTCGATGATGGTGCGGGCCACCTTCGCAATAGCCGCTGATAATTCTGGGCGCCGGTGGTGTGCGTGAGCGGTGAGCCTGATTCGGGATATGCCATCAGGCACGCTGGGCGGGCGGAAACAGGCCACAGCGATTCCCTTGCCTGCCAGGGCGGCAGCAGTCCTGGCCGCCGAGTCAGCCGTGGGCATTTTCACCGAGATCACTGCGCCGGCCCCGACTTCCACCCGGTCGGCCAGCGACAGCTGACCTTGCAATAGGTCGCGGATCAGCCCAGCGCTGTGTGCCAAGGCGCCAAGCCGTTGCGGGTCGGCTAGGCGCAGGGCCGCCAGCGCTGCGGCAGCAGCGGCGGGAGACAGCGCAGTATCGAAGATGAAGGTACGGGCGGTATTGACCAGATGATCTCGCAGCTCCGGTGCTCCTTGTCCGCCCAGCAATACCGCGCCACCCTGGGATCCCAGTGCCTTGGACAAAGTGGCGGTGGATAATACCTGCCGCTGATCGGCCAAGCCGGCAGCGAGTACTGCGGAACCTTGGCTGGTGGCGGCCAGAGAGTGGGCCTCGTCCACCAGCAGTAGGGCACCGAACTGTGTACACAGCGTGGCCAGCGCGGCGAGCGGGGCGGCATCGCCGAACACCGAGTAGATGGATTCGACCACCAACATCACCCTGGCCTTGGGGTGCTTGCTGCTTCGGTTGGCTTCCAACAGCCGCGTGAAATCCGCCAGATCGTTATGCATGGCGGTGGCGAGCGTGGCGCCCGAGAGCCGGGCGCCGTCGATCAGGCTGGCGTGGGCATGCGCGTCGAGAATGAATAGGCTGCCTGGCCCGCCCATGGCTGCGAG harbors:
- a CDS encoding aminotransferase class I/II-fold pyridoxal phosphate-dependent enzyme, which produces MAEPAWDSWLATRATVRLRRGLQRNDTSATGLFDLSSNDYLGLSAHHLVRRAAADAALRHGAGASASRVATGTLSVHRELEAGLCQYTQRQAALVFSSGYTANLGVLAAMGGPGSLFILDAHAHASLIDGARLSGATLATAMHNDLADFTRLLEANRSSKHPKARVMLVVESIYSVFGDAAPLAALATLCTQFGALLLVDEAHSLAATSQGSAVLAAGLADQRQVLSTATLSKALGSQGGAVLLGGQGAPELRDHLVNTARTFIFDTALSPAAAAAALAALRLADPQRLGALAHSAGLIRDLLQGQLSLADRVEVGAGAVISVKMPTADSAARTAAALAGKGIAVACFRPPSVPDGISRIRLTAHAHHRRPELSAAIAKVARTIIEEDS